A stretch of the Vitis riparia cultivar Riparia Gloire de Montpellier isolate 1030 chromosome 13, EGFV_Vit.rip_1.0, whole genome shotgun sequence genome encodes the following:
- the LOC117929384 gene encoding arabinogalactan protein 23-like yields the protein MDMKKIVCAVLVAAASMSAVLASDDMYAPAPAPAHNAAASLPVAGSLVGASVLSFFAFYLQ from the coding sequence ATGGACATGAAGAAGATTGTTTGTGCAGTCCTCGTGGCCGCCGCCTCGATGAGCGCAGTGCTCGCCTCCGATGACATGTATGCACCTGCGCCCGCCCCAGCCCACAATGCTGCCGCTAGCTTGCCGGTTGCCGGGTCTTTGGTTGGGGCATCAGTCTTATCTTTTTTCGCCTTTTATTTACAGTAG
- the LOC117927930 gene encoding anthocyanidin 3-O-glucoside 6''-O-acyltransferase-like translates to MAPPIAVRVLDRCRVAPPPGSAPPTSLPLTFFDIPWLLFPPFQPLFFFQFPIPTSHFTSATLPKLKHSLSLTLLEYFPFSGRISNYPESETPAIVYAEGDSVGMTVAEADGDFDNFCGHHSKDACEFHQLVPRLSESDEVPMMAVQITVFSNAGISIGLALHHAVSDGRTFTNFMKTWSSIYRNGEKSLPKSFPLPFYDRSVIKELKGLKEIFLQQWRKHKKYLSKTSREDREDDSVRATFVMSPREMEKVKKWIMAHCRRKGKPPPPLLSAYVLTCAFVWVCLCEARAGRVSTAPPDTCFFGFNAGGITRLDYPVPAAYLGNCVAFGRAVAGRSDLMGEEGIVAAAEAIGRKIKELDGEVLGGAERWILEWEVLTGSEVHVVVLGSPKLDLYEVDFGWGRPRKIEEVSIDEMKSGISLTESRDIKGGIEIGLVLPNDQMDVFASLFHGGLKVLP, encoded by the coding sequence ATGGCTCCGCCCATCGCTGTCAGGGTGCTCGACCGCTGCCGCGTCGCTCCTCCGCCGGGCTCGGCTCCTCCCACCTCCCTCCCCCTCACCTTTTTCGACATCCCATGGCTCCTCTTCCCCCCCTTCCaacctctcttcttcttccaattcCCCATTCCCACCTCCCACTTCACTTCCGCCACTCTCCCTAAGCTCAAACACTCCCTTTCACTTACATTGCTGGAGTACTTCCCCTTCTCCGGCCGGATAAGCAATTATCCGGAGTCCGAAACCCCAGCAATTGTCTACGCGGAGGGGGACTCCGTGGGGATGACCGTGGCGGAGGCGGACGGAGATTTTGATAATTTCTGCGGGCACCATTCGAAGGACGCCTGCGAGTTCCATCAGCTCGTCCCTCGATTGTCAGAATCCGACGAGGTTCCTATGATGGCGGTGCAGATTACAGTGTTCAGCAACGCCGGCATCTCCATCGGCCTCGCTCTCCACCATGCTGTATCCGACGGGAGGACATTCACCAATTTTATGAAGACGTGGTCTTCGATTTACAGAAATGGTGAAAAGTCCCTCCCAAAGTCTTTCCCTTTGCCATTCTACGATAGAAGCGTTATCAAAGAACTAAAGGGGCTGAAAGAAATATTCTTACAACAATGGAGAAAGCACAAAAAATACCTAAGCAAAACCAGTAGGGAAGACAGAGAAGACGACTCCGTCCGAGCCACATTTGTGATGAGTCCAAGAGAGATGGAGAAGGTAAAGAAATGGATAATGGCTCACTGTAGAAGAAAAGGCAAACCTCCGCCGCCACTTCTATCCGCCTACGTCCTCACCTGCGCGTTTGTCTGGGTTTGCCTCTGCGAGGCTCGCGCAGGCCGCGTCTCGACCGCGCCGCCCGACACTTGCTTCTTCGGCTTCAATGCAGGCGGCATCACCCGCCTGGACTACCCCGTGCCGGCGGCCTATTTGGGCAATTGCGTGGCGTTTGGGCGGGCGGTGGCGGGGAGGAGCGACCTGATGGGAGAAGAGGGGATAGTGGCGGCGGCGGAGGCGATCGGGAGGAAGATCAAGGAGCTGGACGGGGAGGTTTTGGGGGGAGCGGAGAGGTGGATTTTGGAGTGGGAGGTGTTGACAGGAAGCGAGGTCCATGTGGTGGTTCTGGGGTCACCGAAATTGGATCTCTATGAGGTAGATTTTGGATGGGGGAGGCCCAGGAAAATAGAGGAGGTCTCCATTGATGAGATGAAATCAGGTATTTCCCTGACTGAAAGTAGAGACATCAAAGGTGGGATTGAGATTGGATTGGTTCTTCCAAATGATCAAATGGATGtttttgcttctctttttcATGGAGGTCTCAAGGTTCTTCCTTAA